One genomic window of Thermococcus sp. includes the following:
- a CDS encoding toprim domain-containing protein: MTIVDVRILVEGASDVEVVSKALQGLALGSEYNITISAIIPTTNVEIAKSATAGADLLIIATDADRVGRDLADRLFTELGEMVGHVERMKIPLGHDLEHIDVELVRKELKNTLVRAGLKSLQLLPEYMALRNQLLDIKGRYDNLLAEYQNLKGEYEKTLHACEEARKENERLKEENEGLKALIENAKNVFSIEEAWKSLFPAEPVPDGAYIGKAAEKLGLGGRVIVGQGYIFAEDRTLVDELLRTVYLSLTIKDDQKSEPPKPPTPPEKHEGGTDEATKPNVVEDAEVKPDELESLLKGL; this comes from the coding sequence ATGACTATAGTGGACGTTAGAATTCTTGTCGAAGGCGCAAGCGACGTTGAGGTTGTAAGCAAAGCCCTTCAGGGGCTGGCCCTGGGAAGCGAGTACAACATCACGATATCCGCGATAATCCCAACGACCAACGTTGAAATAGCGAAGAGCGCGACCGCCGGTGCGGACCTGCTGATAATAGCCACGGACGCCGACCGTGTTGGAAGGGACCTTGCGGATAGACTTTTCACGGAGCTAGGCGAGATGGTCGGCCACGTCGAGAGGATGAAGATTCCGCTGGGACACGACCTGGAGCACATAGACGTGGAGCTTGTCAGGAAGGAGCTCAAGAACACCCTAGTAAGGGCAGGACTGAAGAGCCTGCAACTTCTGCCGGAGTATATGGCACTCAGAAACCAGTTGCTGGATATAAAAGGACGTTACGACAACCTCTTAGCGGAGTACCAGAATCTGAAGGGAGAGTACGAGAAGACCCTGCACGCATGCGAGGAGGCCAGGAAGGAAAATGAGAGGCTAAAAGAAGAGAATGAAGGCCTGAAGGCCTTAATAGAGAATGCTAAGAACGTTTTCAGCATTGAAGAGGCCTGGAAATCCCTGTTTCCAGCGGAGCCCGTTCCTGATGGGGCTTACATAGGGAAGGCCGCAGAAAAGCTCGGCCTTGGTGGTCGGGTGATAGTCGGCCAGGGGTACATTTTCGCTGAAGACAGAACCCTCGTGGATGAGCTCCTGAGGACCGTTTATCTGAGTCTGACGATAAAGGATGACCAAAAGTCAGAGCCACCGAAACCCCCAACACCGCCCGAAAAGCATGAAGGGGGAACAGATGAAGCCACCAAACCCAACGTGGTTGAGGATGCCGAGGTAAAGCCAGACGAACTGGAAAGCCTCCTGAAGGGGCTGTGA
- the sfsA gene encoding DNA/RNA nuclease SfsA: MRRPVLLELSLVPCTLVERLNRFVAIVTVNGETRKALVTNTGRLEEFMVPGRKAFCTPRTGGKTDFVLVAFEDIHGKGAIIDTRTQARAFERAVELGLVPWLRGCRIKRKEVTVGRSRLDYLFKCPQGEVYAEMKSAVLRGGENGEYAMYPDCPTVRGRKHVEELIELSKAGERAMIFFIGALPGVTKFKPYREGDREIGRLLNEAKKAGVGIHAMSISLLPSGKVVIENPCLQIELGENF, from the coding sequence ATGAGGAGGCCAGTGCTGCTGGAGCTCAGCCTCGTTCCATGCACCCTCGTCGAGAGACTCAACCGCTTTGTCGCCATTGTAACCGTCAATGGGGAGACTAGAAAAGCCCTGGTGACCAACACCGGTCGCTTGGAGGAGTTCATGGTTCCAGGTCGGAAGGCCTTCTGCACACCCAGAACCGGCGGAAAGACGGACTTCGTTCTGGTGGCCTTTGAAGACATTCACGGAAAGGGTGCCATAATAGACACAAGAACCCAGGCGAGGGCCTTTGAGCGGGCGGTAGAACTCGGCCTGGTCCCCTGGCTTAGAGGTTGCAGGATAAAGCGGAAGGAGGTAACCGTTGGGAGATCCCGCCTCGATTACCTCTTCAAATGCCCACAAGGCGAGGTCTACGCCGAGATGAAGAGCGCCGTCCTGCGCGGTGGGGAGAACGGCGAGTACGCTATGTACCCAGACTGCCCAACCGTCAGGGGGCGGAAACACGTGGAGGAACTCATAGAGCTTTCAAAAGCCGGGGAAAGGGCCATGATATTCTTCATCGGCGCCCTTCCGGGGGTCACTAAGTTCAAGCCGTACAGGGAAGGAGACCGGGAGATAGGGCGGCTCCTGAACGAGGCAAAAAAAGCCGGCGTTGGAATTCACGCCATGAGCATCTCCCTCCTGCCCAGTGGAAAAGTGGTAATCGAGAATCCGTGCCTCCAAATCGAGCTGGGGGAGAACTTTTAA
- the xerA gene encoding site-specific tyrosine recombinase/integron integrase — MGVVEEFETYLDLEGKSPNTVRMYSYYVRRYLETGGDLNARSALRFLARLRKDGYSNKSLNLVVQALRAYFRFEGYDDEAEKLKPPKVPKSLPKSLTKEEVRRLISVIPPTRKRDRLIVLLLYGAGLRVSELCNLKRSNIDFDRSVLLVRGGKGAKDRVVPISRALLEEIRSYLESRNDASEYLLVEERRNNKDRISTKTVWYLLRRYGTKVGLKVTPHMLRHSFATHMLENGVDIRAIQELLGHSNLSTTQIYTKVTVEHLRKAQEKARLIEGLTG; from the coding sequence ATGGGGGTCGTTGAGGAGTTCGAAACGTACCTCGACTTGGAGGGAAAGAGCCCCAACACCGTCAGAATGTACTCTTATTATGTAAGGCGCTACCTGGAGACGGGCGGAGACCTAAACGCCCGCTCCGCCCTTCGGTTCCTTGCCCGGCTTAGGAAAGATGGTTACTCAAACAAGAGCCTCAACCTAGTGGTCCAAGCGCTACGGGCATATTTCAGGTTCGAGGGTTACGATGACGAGGCGGAGAAACTGAAGCCACCTAAGGTTCCAAAGAGTCTTCCAAAGAGCCTAACCAAGGAGGAGGTCAGACGGCTCATTTCGGTCATCCCCCCGACCCGAAAACGTGACAGGCTCATAGTTCTTCTGCTCTACGGGGCCGGGCTCAGGGTGAGCGAGCTCTGCAACCTGAAGAGGAGCAACATCGACTTTGACCGTTCCGTCCTTCTCGTGCGGGGAGGAAAAGGGGCCAAGGACAGGGTTGTTCCAATATCCAGGGCCCTTCTTGAAGAAATCCGCTCCTACCTGGAATCACGGAACGATGCGAGCGAGTACCTTCTGGTGGAGGAGAGAAGGAACAACAAGGACCGCATCTCCACCAAAACGGTCTGGTATCTTCTTAGGAGGTACGGGACAAAGGTGGGACTGAAGGTGACTCCCCATATGCTCCGACACAGCTTCGCGACTCACATGCTTGAGAATGGGGTTGATATAAGGGCCATTCAGGAACTGCTGGGCCATTCGAACCTCTCCACAACGCAGATATACACGAAGGTCACGGTTGAGCATCTGAGAAAGGCACAGGAGAAGGCGAGGCTGATAGAGGGACTGACTGGATAG